The following proteins are co-located in the Imtechella halotolerans genome:
- a CDS encoding RagB/SusD family nutrient uptake outer membrane protein, translating to MKKLRYITIAAFSMALLASCTEFLEEEPTKTSTVVPSTVEHLERLLNNYGNFASEPSREIAFGTDDFGLSTDFFNASNSAYGIMTVQFATWDKQYIPNADAPYWTTEWKKIFIANMVLENLDRVEGSIETKEQLRAEAHFIRAYSYFKLADVYCLPYNQSTKNEMGLPIKKSTSFEEPIERASLESTWDMMKEDMEIALTLEKEFGTFQGQKKIWRASTVSVNAFAARFYLTLNDYEKAEEYADLALSEYSYLRNYNTDMRYSDLPTQVTIFNPEPENVDILYPYTHDQQNIPTDKFEWGESYYYRFLTNGSWNYYPSQELLNLYDQDNDLRYKYHIVENYSYARGIVDPPYSQPGYIFFFKSDILSGPSVPEMLLIKAEAQTRQGRWNEGLTTVNILRNARMDQSAPSTLIQLNATTQDEALVKILEERRREMPFVSRWHDVRRYNNNETGIDDVEMTKIFYPYNASIILKNDAPILYTLEKNSRRFANPIPEQELLTSDWIIKQNTY from the coding sequence ATGAAAAAACTTAGATATATAACTATAGCAGCATTTTCAATGGCTCTTTTGGCCAGCTGCACCGAATTTTTGGAAGAAGAACCTACAAAAACTTCAACGGTAGTACCGTCCACCGTTGAACATTTAGAAAGACTTCTTAACAATTACGGAAATTTTGCTTCTGAACCTTCCAGAGAAATTGCTTTTGGGACAGATGATTTTGGTTTATCCACAGATTTTTTTAATGCCAGTAATTCGGCATATGGAATTATGACAGTTCAATTTGCTACTTGGGACAAACAATATATTCCAAACGCCGATGCCCCTTATTGGACCACAGAATGGAAAAAAATTTTTATAGCCAACATGGTGCTTGAAAATTTAGATCGTGTTGAGGGATCTATTGAAACTAAAGAACAGTTGAGGGCTGAGGCTCATTTTATAAGAGCTTATAGCTATTTTAAACTAGCGGATGTTTATTGCTTGCCCTACAACCAATCAACTAAAAATGAAATGGGACTACCCATTAAGAAGTCAACTAGTTTTGAAGAACCTATTGAAAGAGCAAGTCTTGAAAGCACATGGGACATGATGAAAGAGGATATGGAAATAGCCCTTACTCTTGAAAAAGAATTCGGAACTTTCCAAGGACAAAAGAAAATATGGAGAGCAAGTACAGTATCAGTAAATGCCTTTGCAGCTCGTTTTTATCTGACATTAAATGACTATGAAAAAGCTGAAGAATATGCTGATCTGGCACTTTCAGAATATAGCTATTTAAGAAACTACAATACGGACATGCGTTATTCTGATCTGCCTACCCAGGTAACTATTTTCAATCCAGAGCCGGAAAATGTAGATATACTATATCCATACACTCATGACCAACAAAATATCCCTACGGATAAATTTGAATGGGGAGAATCTTATTACTATCGTTTTTTGACCAATGGGAGCTGGAACTATTACCCGTCTCAAGAACTTTTAAATCTCTATGATCAAGATAATGACCTCCGATACAAATATCATATTGTTGAGAACTACTCTTATGCCAGAGGAATTGTTGATCCTCCATATAGCCAACCAGGATATATATTTTTCTTCAAATCTGATATTTTAAGTGGTCCTTCTGTGCCTGAAATGTTACTAATTAAAGCAGAGGCCCAAACTAGACAAGGCAGATGGAATGAAGGTCTTACAACTGTCAACATTCTTCGAAATGCACGCATGGATCAATCAGCTCCTTCTACCCTTATCCAATTAAATGCAACCACTCAGGATGAAGCATTGGTCAAAATTCTAGAAGAGCGAAGACGAGAAATGCCTTTTGTATCCAGATGGCATGATGTTAGACGGTATAACAATAATGAAACAGGCATAGATGATGTTGAAATGACAAAGATTTTCTATCCATATAATGCGAGTATCATCCTTAAAAACGATGCACCAATACTATACACATTAGAAAAAAACTCAAGAAGATTTGCTAACCCTATACCAGAACAGGAACTGTTAACTTCCGATTGGATAATTAAACAAAATACGTATTAA